In one Lolium rigidum isolate FL_2022 chromosome 3, APGP_CSIRO_Lrig_0.1, whole genome shotgun sequence genomic region, the following are encoded:
- the LOC124696250 gene encoding uncharacterized protein LOC124696250, with protein sequence MAGGAREQVVVAKNLVKRRKANSLEAIEGVADKERNILELDSEDGMEPDESMVARDVTLLEQVDADMAELKCGEDGDDGQDMKWKDIMSAQQLWIRKREILAKLPLIPFQAKYTHNYQYQNKEEETESTRAVKEQMALEESEFAVYRSSSEFSCFGSFETITTLSPMYYTHWTPERIPFMLGIATTESSLQIYSFKIQMKGENLNWPLYVYGVVAARDKVDRNRNLLFYRPRHDCQILTEDDQILRLTGPSRAIIALDPVDFEVELKLKGITESKDRPLMNKRYHYWGVCSTDSVSIKLENCKCTAEISLKHHPETVQATVLGVRIVEGSLFPFKYGGRVVCYSPSEERLLMGSKGTVDDVMDLSKEILLLDSRDFDDGVEMPMGSDGYFDLSRRVVSVPWKESMKIVIQAYSESLAKSQGKKRCLEPEDIAAKGHVKFPSKYCNISRGMCDLGDSKVEVTVAWSAIVTRKSNLSVLC encoded by the exons ATGGCGGGTGGCGCCAGGGAACAAGTCGTGGTTGCGAAGAATCTTGTGAAGAGGCGCAAGGCGAATAGTCTGGAAGCCATCGAGGGGGTGGCTGACAAGGAGCGCAACATCCTCGAGCTCGATTCTGAGGATGGCATGGAGCCTGATGAGTCGATGGTTGCCAGGGATGTCACGCTTCTCGAGCAGGTGGATGCGGATATGGCCGAACTGAAATGTGGTGAGGATGGGGATGATGGTCAGGACATGAAGTGGAAGGATATCATGTCTGCCCAACAACTCTGGATAAGGAAGAGGGAGATCTTGGCCAAATTGCCACTGATCCCTTTCCAGGCAAAGTATACTCACAATTACCAGTACCAGAacaaggaggaggagacggaatcCACAAGAGCTGTCAAGGAGCAGATGGCTTTGGAGGAGAGTGAATTCGCTGTGTACCGTTCCAGCTCTGAATTTTCTTGCTTCGGTTCCTTTGAAACCATCA CCACATTGAGTCCCATGTACTATACACACTGGACACCCGAACGCATCCCGTTCATGCTCGGTATTGCAACCACTGAGAGCAGCCTGCAGATATACTCCTTCAAAATTCAAATGAAAGGCGAAAATTTGAACTGGCCACTCTATGTGTATGGCGTGGTTGCTGCCCGAGACAAAGTCGATCGCAACCGCAACCTTCTCTTCTACCGGCCAAGGCACGACTGCCAAATACTCACAGAAGAT GATCAGATTTTGCGCCTGACTGGCCCATCTCGGGCAATTATCGCTTTGGACCCTGTTGACTTCGAAGTCGAACTAAAACTTAAGGGCATAACAGAGTCCAAGGACAGACCGTTGATGAACAAACGCTACCATTACTGGGGCGTTTGCTCTACTGATTCCGTTTCTATTAAATTAGAGAACTGCAAATGCACAGCAGAGATAAGCCTGAAGCATCATCCAGAAACTGTCCAGGCCACCGTTTTGGGTGTCCGCATTGTTGAAGGTAGCCTATTCCCTTTCAAATATGGAGGCCGGGTTGTGTGCTACTCGCCGTCTGAGGAGCGTTTGCTCATGGGTAGCAAAGGCACCGTTGATGACGTTATGGATCTGTCCAAGGAAATCCTGCTACTTGATTCTCGTGATTTTGATGATGGTGTCGAGATGCCAATGGGCTCGGATGGCTACTTTGATCTGTCGAGGCGTGTTGTTTCTGTGCCATGGAAAGAAAGCATGAAAATTGTCATACAAGCCTACTCAGAGTCACTTGCGAAAAGCCAAGGGAAAAAACGCTGCCTGGAACCTGAAGATATTGCTGCAAAAGGCCATGTGAAGTTCCCGTCCAAATATTGCAACATAAGCCGAGGTATGTGTGACCTTGGCGACTCTAAGGTGGAGGTTACTGTTGCTTGGTCAGCCATTGTTACGAGGAAGAGCAATCTCAGTGTCCTATGCTGA